One genomic region from Chitinivibrionales bacterium encodes:
- a CDS encoding MBL fold metallo-hydrolase: MKENAITFFGAAGCVTGACTLVEEGDRKILVDCGICQENNNSIPPIDYSSIDAVILTHGHLDHCGLVPRLYENGFRGTIYGHAATCDIAKIIWSDTLRLFSRRDGAPFSATACRVARKKMKPLPYQKSFALGQLQVTFFDAGHILGSSHVLIQAPDRTILFSGDIGVQGTPIIRDPNTEWPCSKIDAVVIESTYGNRLHKDRTGTIEEFKRLVHRTVKSNGVLLIPAFAIGRTQEMLYHFNLMVERGKLPRIPVLVDSPMANKITGIYTKHEECYDAETRLLIKTGDMPLEFDGLALVTSARQSKSIARLRPPFIVIAGSGMCTGGRILGHLKSFLPHSSTTVALVGYQTRGTLGRALVDGHDVVFIDRAPVKNMAHIATLGGFSAHADRQGLIEWAQSVPSHEKTKWFVNHGENDAAESLASELNKLHKGNAVAVQERKHYEIN, from the coding sequence ATGAAAGAAAACGCGATAACATTTTTTGGCGCCGCAGGCTGTGTCACCGGCGCCTGCACACTGGTCGAAGAGGGTGATCGGAAAATCCTTGTCGATTGCGGTATTTGTCAGGAAAACAACAATTCCATTCCTCCCATCGATTATTCATCAATCGACGCCGTGATTCTCACCCACGGCCATCTCGACCATTGCGGGCTGGTGCCGCGGTTATACGAAAATGGGTTCCGGGGCACTATCTACGGCCATGCCGCCACCTGCGATATCGCGAAAATCATCTGGAGCGACACACTCCGCCTCTTTTCCCGGCGCGACGGCGCTCCCTTTAGCGCCACTGCCTGCCGGGTGGCACGGAAAAAGATGAAACCACTCCCCTACCAGAAATCTTTTGCTCTCGGCCAGTTGCAAGTAACCTTTTTCGATGCCGGGCATATTCTGGGGTCTTCGCATGTACTGATTCAAGCGCCAGACAGAACAATTCTTTTCTCCGGTGATATCGGCGTACAGGGCACGCCAATTATCAGAGACCCGAATACAGAATGGCCCTGCAGTAAAATCGACGCCGTGGTTATTGAATCAACTTATGGTAACCGCCTTCACAAAGACCGCACCGGCACTATCGAAGAATTCAAACGCCTCGTCCATCGCACCGTAAAAAGCAATGGTGTGCTTCTGATTCCGGCCTTTGCGATCGGCCGCACACAGGAGATGCTCTACCATTTCAATCTCATGGTGGAGCGCGGCAAACTCCCCCGTATCCCGGTGCTGGTCGATTCACCCATGGCGAATAAAATCACCGGCATTTATACAAAGCATGAAGAATGTTATGACGCCGAAACCCGGCTGTTAATCAAAACCGGCGACATGCCCCTTGAGTTCGACGGCCTCGCTCTGGTTACATCAGCGCGACAGTCAAAGTCGATCGCCCGGCTGCGTCCGCCCTTTATCGTTATTGCCGGTTCGGGAATGTGTACCGGCGGGAGGATTCTCGGCCACCTGAAATCATTTTTGCCCCATTCATCAACCACTGTGGCACTCGTGGGTTACCAGACACGCGGCACCCTGGGAAGAGCGCTTGTTGATGGCCACGATGTCGTTTTTATCGACCGCGCCCCGGTAAAGAATATGGCGCATATTGCCACCCTTGGCGGTTTTTCGGCCCATGCCGACCGGCAAGGCCTGATCGAATGGGCACAAAGCGTGCCTTCCCATGAGAAAACAAAATGGTTCGTGAACCATGGGGAAAATGACGCCGCGGAGAGTCTGGCGTCAGAACTGAATAAATTGCACAAGGGTAATGCAGTAGCTGTGCAGGAGCGAAAACACTATGAAATCAATTGA